The following DNA comes from Deltaproteobacteria bacterium.
GATTTTTACAAATCACCCGAACCACACCTTTACGCCGAATCACTTTGCATTTATCACAGATTTTTTTTACGGATGCTCTTACTTTCATAAATTAATCCCTTCGGACTCCGCAAACTCTTCGAGTTTGCTTCGCGGCCGGCTAAGCCGGCCTTGGTTATCGGACTCCGC
Coding sequences within:
- the rpmJ gene encoding 50S ribosomal protein L36; translation: MKVRASVKKICDKCKVIRRKGVVRVICKNPKHKQRQG